Below is a window of Rattus rattus isolate New Zealand chromosome X, Rrattus_CSIRO_v1, whole genome shotgun sequence DNA.
TtagattttcttttgtctcttgtattctgttagtgaggcttaataatattattaattattgggTTTTTTCGAggtaggatttctctgtatagccctggctatcctggaacttactttctatacaaggctggccttgaacacatagagtcagatttgccttcctctgcctctcaagtgctgggattaaaggcatgtgccatacATTGCTTGGCTTTTCATAGAgtccttttattttaagatttatttatgtattatatatgagtacactgtagctgtcttcagacacaccagaagagggcatcagatcccattacagatggttgtgagccaccatgtggttgctgggatttgaactcaggacctctggaagagcagtcagctcttaaccactgagccatctctccagtcccatagaTTCTTTAGCGACCCTATTCATGTCCTCCTTGAGGACCTCTAACATATTAATAAAGGGCATTTTAAGGTCTATTTCTTGTGTCTCATCTATGTTACAATATCTAGGGTCTGTTGTAATAGGGTTGCTGGGCTCTGGTGCAGAGACATCTTGTCCTGGCTACTattaattgtgttttattttgatgtctAAACATCTGGGCTTTAGAAGATTGCTAATTCTAGATTACAGAcatctgtttttgtctttgttagttcatgtttttgttccttgtttctgCTACCTTTTCTGGCTCTTATTAGCTGATAGAGAATTCTTCTGGGATCTTGATTGGTGTGGTCACTGGGGGTTCCAGGTAAACTGTGTTAGATAGATATTGGAATCTGACATTTAGGAATGGGGAAGGTCTAAGTTGGGGATCCACAAGAGGGACAAAAGCAGGATCTGTTTAGTTCCCTAGAAATGGTAACAGAGAGTGTATAGAGGCCACAACAGGTGGTGTGCTACAGCTCTAAGAATGAGAATGGGGATTTGGCCTGGAAAAATGGAGGGAGAGGTGAAAATTTGCAGTTAGCCTATCTGCTACCCTGGACAGAGTGTCCCCCACCAAGTTTTTAAAGAAGCCCCGTAACCTGATTGtttattctttatcttttctccttttagttcAGATAGGCAGAAAAGGAAGTGTTTAAAATGCTTTGCTAAAATGCCAGGATAAACTAAATAAGATTGTTTGTGTCTAGTAAGGATTCTCACCTCCAGACAACTACTTCGTCATTTAAACTCTTTAATCAGaggtagaaaaattttaaataatacagTTCTCAGTATCACTTTTTTTGTAACAAAGAGTGAAGTACCAAGTGGAGTGcttcttaaattaaaaatgaaggtcAATTTAAAGTTGAATATATATCAAGTTTAAAAAAACTGTTAACAGTATTTAGCTAGcattatttctatttgtttcaggATGGAACTACTGAAATATGTTTTCTaaattattctatatttttaaattcagaattCAAGTAGTTTTCCTAAATTTATTAATTCAAAATTTTGTTGATCTTTTATGCCTTAATATTTTTAGTATGTGGAATATACGAGCTAAACATTTATGTACAGCTATTATAAAGAAGTATAAGTAAGTATATAGACTGACAAGTTAtacttactgtcttagttagggttactattgccgtgatggaacaccatgatcaaaaagcaagttggggaggaaagagtttatttggcttatactgacacagcactgttcatcatggaagaaagtcaggacagaaactcaaacaggccAGGAACATgtgggcaggagctgatacagaggacatggggggggggtgctgcttattgacttGATCCCCCAgacttgctcatcctgctttcctatagaatccagaaccaccagcccaggtgtgGCACACATACAATGAGCTGGGTTCTTCCCATctatcagtaattaagaaaatgcctacaggcTTATGTACagcccaatctttttttttttttaatgctttttttttttattaacttgagtatttttatttacttttcaagtgttattccctttcccggtttcagggcaaacatcccctcccctccccttcatatgggtgtttcccctccaaccctcccctgattgctgccctctccccaacagtctagttcattgggggttcagtcttagcaggaccaggcttcccttccactggtgctcttactaggatattcattggctacctgaggtcagagtctgAAATTAGTCCAtggtatagtcttttgggtagtggcttagtcctgggctCTGGTTTGGTTGGCATGCAAccaaatcttatggaggcataTTCTCACTtacatatttaggaatacatacaccatacacgtgtgcatacatacatacatacatacatacatacatatgtatatgcctATATGTGACAATTGATGAAAagagaggccatgagtttgaaagatGACAAGGACAGAGGTATATGGTGGAAGGATttaggagaaaaggggagggggaagtgatTGTCATaataatcctcaaaatataaggaagaattttttttaaagaaaatatgaccaaagaaaaaatatgatcaaaaaaaGAAGAGGTTTTAGTGAACTACAACCACAACAAAGTAGGAACAACTTGATGGTTTAATACTTAAACTGAAAACAAGATCAAAACCCAGCATGGGGAGTAATTACTTATAATCCCAGAAatattgagagttcaaggccagtctggcctatatactgagaccctgtctcaaaagtaaagtaGCAAAAAAATcatgatataaaataatttgaggACAAAAAGGTTTTGTTTCCCTAGACTTCTGTCATGTTCTCATAGCACAGTGGtcccaactttcctaatgcttAAACACTTACAGTTCCTCAGCGGTGTGGTGACCCCTACTCATAGttattacttcataactgtaattttgttactattacaAATTACAGTGTAAATACGTGATACTTCATTCCCAAAGGGTCAGGTTGAGGAACATtgtcataaaaatgttttatttctgtgatcaTATAATTCCATTTTTATGTTACATTTTACTAATTTTATGAGGAGATAAAAATTTGGCATAGGCTAGAGCCATTTTTggagagagaacctcaattgagacaaTGCCCACACCAGatttgcctgtaggcaagcctgtgtgGTGAATTTTCTTGATAATTGATGTAGGTGGGCCCATTCCACACAACGTGATGACATCCCTTCGTGGGTGAACCTGGATgatataaaaaagcaggctgagcaaacaatgaggaacaagccaagaagcagcattcttccaaGGCCTCTGTATCACTTCTTGCTTCCAAGTTCCTATCatacttgagttcctgccctgatttccatCAATGATGGTGTACAacttataagatgaaataaactctttactctccaagttgctttggtcatggtgtttcatcaacAATAGAAACCACAATTTAGGCCGGGGCGGTGACCGGCTTGGGCGGGTGGCAAGCAGGCCATGCGGACGGCTGGCGACCCGGGACCCCACGGCCCTGCGCTCGTCCCTCGCGCCGCGGTATCCGGGAGCCGGCGGGCCTAGCGGCGGCCTTTGTTCCCTACATCGCCGTCTGCCGAGCTCCGGCCGGCGCGGATGCAGCTGCTCCGCCTGGGCTCGCGCTCGGGGCTGGAGGAGGAGCGGCAGCTCCAGGCGGCATGCGATGGGGAACTGCTGCTGGACGCAATGCTTCGGGCTGCTCCGGGAAGCGGGTCGGCTGCAGCGAGCGGGCGGAGGATCAACGTATTTTAGAACATGCCCAAGAGGAGAGCACTTGACCATAGAGTATGAGAATCTTGTGGAGAGCGATGAGGGGGAGAGCCCAGGAAGCAGCCATAGGCCACTTACTGAGGAAGAAATCGTTGACTTACAAGAGAGGCATTATGACTCTATTGCGGAGAAGCAGAAAGACGTGGATAGGGAACTCCAGAGGGAGTTAGCCTTACAAGAGGAGAAGTTAAGACTAGAAGAAGAAGCTTTATACGCTGCCCAGCGTGAAGCAGCCAGGGCAGCGAGGCAGCGAAAGCTCCTGGAGCAAGAGAAGCAGAGAACTGCCCCACGCTATCATCCCAGCAGTGGAGACTGTCAAAGTGCAGGACCAGAAGACGACTTTGAAGCTTCCTCAAGAAATATAAAGTCACAGTATGAAGTTTTTCGAAGTAGTAGACTCTCATCTGACGCCACAGTGTTGACACCAAATAAGGAAAGCAGCTGTGACCTAATGaccaaaaccaaatcaaccaGTGGGAATGACGACAGCACCTCCTTAGACCTGGAGTGGGAAGATGAAGAAGGAATGACTAGGATGCTGCCCATGAGAGAGCGCTCCAAGACAGAGGCAGCGCTGAAGTGCAGCAGCAAGAAGCGCAGCAACCCCACGTCCGCCTCCGATGACTCCAACGGGCTGGAGTGGGAGAACGACTTTGTCAGTGCCGAGATAGACGACAACGGCAATTCTGAGTACGCGGGGTTTGTGAATCCTGTGTTGGACCTGTCGGAGTCCGCCATCAAGCAGTCTGATACAGATCAGCAGATCCGGTAGGGTGAAGCTGTGACCTTACTCACCAAACGTTAACAATCAGCTAGAATGTACAGGTGGCACGCCCCGGCTCTTTGTGAGGGCAGCAAAACACCACGTGACAGATGCTTGTGTTCCTGGAGGGACAGCTGAGCGCTCCAGTCGGGTGTGAGCGCAGCATCTGCCTTCTGCGTCCCAGGACCGACTCAGTGATTCTGACATATCAGACACTCATGCCTTTCTGTTCACCCGTCAGGTTCTGCACCTTAAGTCCGCATTCGTTCTCCTCTGAGCACTTCACCCCGCCTATCTTCCTATATAACGATCTGACAGTGTTTTTGTTAGTTCAGCATACGTACAGGCAGCGCGGAGGGAGGTAACCCAGGAGGTGACCTTCCAGCAGAGGCTGCTTTGGTTAAGCTTTACTCTTCTTGTCTTGTAGACAGCAGGAATTGAGATGACTCAGCATACTgatgtatggacacacacacgcacacacacgcacacacacacacacacacacacacacacacacacacacacatgcacacacacacacacgcacacacacgcacacacacacacacacacacacacacacacacacacacacacacacacacacacacacgcacacacacgcacacgcacacgcgacATCCTAAGCCCATCTGGTGACAGGATTAAAGATGCTTCCAGAGTTTGGACACTTAGAGTTGGTATATGAAAACTAAtataaaaaaagagtttaaaatttttacttcctTTCACATGCCATTGTATTGGCTTTAAATTGAGATTTTAAGTtttcactttctatttttttaaaaattctatattgCCAGTGAGCATCTTTTGAAGATTTTTACACAGAATATATTCGTGAGGATTTaagaagacattaaaatattAGTATCAGTAAATAAACCTTTCTGATATGAAAGGTCCCATTGTATtacctttctcttctgccttgtAGTATACATAAGGCCAGGGGATGGGACTAAATGGCATATTGAAGACCCATGTCTGAATCTAGAGAAGGCCAGGGCTGGGAAGTGTTTCCTAACTGCGTTCCTTGCTTTGGCTGAGGACTGAGTGACACGGCATTCTGTCTCCCttgctgtttttctctcctcAGCAGCGATGGCACATGCTTTCAGCAGTACAGGGCGGTCCAGGTAGAAATAGTCAAGTTCTTGCTGTGCGTGAAAACTTACGTGGCCCTTTCAATATTTGAACTGCTATACGATGACATCTGTAATCTTGTCATTTTTAAAtctcatacaaataaatattctttgatatgtaaatatgcatTAGGTTATGCtattatttatatctatcttAAGATTTAAATTGTAGGTGTGTCATGGAAATGATTTAAAGGCACTCTGTTCACATTGCCTGTGTTCATGCTTTCTAAGGTTTATATTACATCAgatgtatatttttggtttggcATAAGCTACTGTAGTAATTTTCTTGGCTTTTTGTTCATAAAGAATTTTCTGAAGGAATGGTAACCTTTCAAGGATTGTGAATAAAcatttttacaattaaaaaaaaaagaaaccacaatttAGATATTACCTTCTTGAGATGAgaaattttaatcaaatttttaACTTTGTAATTTGAATACAATTCCTTGGTAATCAGAAAATTATGTTTACACAAAGACAAGAGATAACCATCTGAAATGATCTATTCTGTCAGGCCCAGATTGACTTCTAGAGTAATATatttaaacctctgaaactagtCAAATACTAATATCAAGGTTTAACGTAATCTGTTATctgataattttcctttcagaacaCAAGTAATGATATTGAGAATCAGAAGAAGAGTAATCAAATCAGCTGGTCCATAATGAAACTTCCAGAAATCTAGGGGTGTCAAGTATACATAAGAATTGGGCATGGGCTTGATTTTTGAGTTATAAGATATTGAGTCATAAAATCTTGTCATCATTAAGGGGCatacatatatttctattaatgggtgtatatgtacattttagacaattttatattatcttaataTATTTAGTTTCAGTAATGTGTTTTTGCAATATTCTTGTAGATATTTTTAACAGATGTAGCCCTGGTTCATCTTCAAAGGGACTAAAGAATGGCTCATTCAGTCCAGGTACTTTATTAttgtattgtcttttttttttaagatttatttattttattatatgtaagtacactgtagctgtcttcagaaacaccagaagggggcatcggatctctttacagatggttgtgagccaccatgtggttgctgggaattgaactcatgacctctggaagagcagacgggtgctcttaaccactgagccatctctccagccctattgtATTGTCTTAATGTTAAACATTTGTTTGTGTTGCATTTTTGTGTagatatgtgtgcctgtatgagtTTTTGTGCACCATTTGTGTACAGGTGCCCATTAAgagcagaagagggaattgggttccctggaactgtaatTAATTAGTGGTGGTTAACCACCTGATTtaggtgttaggaactgaacccaggtcctctgcaagggtagCAGGTGTATttaat
It encodes the following:
- the LOC116888470 gene encoding AP-1 complex-associated regulatory protein-like is translated as MGNCCWTQCFGLLREAGRLQRAGGGSTYFRTCPRGEHLTIEYENLVESDEGESPGSSHRPLTEEEIVDLQERHYDSIAEKQKDVDRELQRELALQEEKLRLEEEALYAAQREAARAARQRKLLEQEKQRTAPRYHPSSGDCQSAGPEDDFEASSRNIKSQYEVFRSSRLSSDATVLTPNKESSCDLMTKTKSTSGNDDSTSLDLEWEDEEGMTRMLPMRERSKTEAALKCSSKKRSNPTSASDDSNGLEWENDFVSAEIDDNGNSEYAGFVNPVLDLSESAIKQSDTDQQIR